A part of Populus alba chromosome 8, ASM523922v2, whole genome shotgun sequence genomic DNA contains:
- the LOC118061028 gene encoding G-protein coupled receptor 1 yields MAMIGNLTAHQRWILMAVKGGASSLSFLGSSFIVLCYLLFKELRKFSFKLVFYLALSDMLCSFFSIVGDPSKGFFCYAQGYSTHFFCVASFLWTTTIAFTLHRTVVKHKTDVEDLEAMFHLYVWGTSLFLTVIRSIGNDHRHLGGWCLTPTGRTRKAVQFVTFYAPLWGAILYNGFTYYQVIRMLNNATRMAVGMSDRAYQSDARADKKAMNRWGYYPLILIGSWAFGTINGIHDFIEPGHKIFWLSVLDVGTAALMGLSNSIAYGLNSSVRRAIYERLDQVWPESLRRWFPGGLKCRGQFQESELVSLRIEDQH; encoded by the exons ATGGCGATGATAGGGAACCTGACGGCTCACCAGCGTTGGATTCTGATGGCGGTGAAAGGAGGAGCGTCAAGTCTGTCATTCTTAGGGTCGAGCTTCATCGTTCTCTGTTATCTCCTCTTCAAAGAACTCCGCAAGTTCTCCTTCAAGCTCGTCTTTTACCTCGCCCTCTCC GATATGCTTTGCAGTTTCTTCAGCATTGTTGg GGATCCATCAAAAGGATTCTTCTGTTATGCACAAGGATACAGTACACATTTCTTTTGTGTAGCATCTTTTCTTTGGACTACGACAATTGCCTTTACACTTCATCGCACTGTTGTTAAACACAAGACAGATGTTGAAGATCTTGAGGCCATGTTTCACTTATATGTTTGGG GAACTTCATTGTTTCTGACTGTAATACGCTCCATTGGTAATGACCACAGACATTTAGGTGGATGGTGTTTGACACCAACAGGGAGAACAAGAAAG GCAGTTCAATTCGTAACATTTTATGCACCACTATGGGGTGCAATTCTTTACAATGGATTTACGTATTATCAAGTCATACGCATGCTAAACAATGCAACACGA ATGGCAGTAGGAATGTCAGACCGAGCATATCAATCTGATGCAAGGGCAGACAAGAAG GCAATGAACCGGTGGGGATACTATCCACTCATCTTAATAGGATCATGGGCTTTTGGCACTATCAACGGCATTCATGATTTTATAGAACCAGGCCACAAAATCTTTTGGCTCTCTGTTCTTGATGTTGGGACAGCTGCACTTATG gGTCTTTCCAACTCAATAGCATATGGCCTGAACTCTTCTGTGCGGCGGGCAATATATGAAAGATTGGATCA GGTTTGGCCAGAGAGTCTTCGGAGATGGTTCCCTGGTGGTTTAAAATGTAGAGGTCAATTTCAAGAGAGCGAACTAGTCTCATTGAGGATTGAAGATCAGCATTAA